In Wolbachia endosymbiont of Cimex lectularius, the following are encoded in one genomic region:
- a CDS encoding RDD family protein, whose amino-acid sequence MLHRFFDRLFSILSSMNAIQKVKKDESGICYVTGFRRYISVLLDLIIIVLFLQFCSLAANQLFTNSEDRKILSDIGAKYLVQTPLSAEERATQSKLVKLMVLNQIVQFIILFSYVAYMWIRFAATPGKLLLGLRIVDEQTFGKMTLKQATKRFFSFILSVAPLFLGFIWSNFDKRCQTWHDKIAGTVVVTSKSLRRQDQKTT is encoded by the coding sequence ATGTTACATAGATTTTTTGATCGCTTATTTTCTATTCTCTCTTCTATGAATGCTATTCAAAAGGTGAAAAAGGATGAAAGTGGAATATGCTATGTAACGGGATTTAGGCGCTATATATCGGTATTGCTTGATTTAATTATTATCGTTTTGTTCTTACAGTTCTGCAGCCTGGCCGCAAATCAGCTCTTTACAAACTCAGAAGACAGAAAAATATTGAGCGACATAGGTGCAAAATATCTGGTGCAAACGCCACTTTCTGCGGAAGAAAGGGCAACACAGAGCAAACTTGTTAAATTAATGGTTCTAAATCAAATAGTCCAATTTATTATACTATTTAGCTATGTTGCATATATGTGGATAAGGTTCGCTGCTACGCCTGGAAAACTACTACTTGGGCTCAGAATTGTGGATGAACAGACTTTTGGAAAAATGACCCTAAAACAAGCAACGAAGAGGTTTTTCTCCTTTATATTGTCAGTTGCTCCATTATTTTTGGGTTTTATATGGTCAAATTTCGACAAACGCTGCCAAACTTGGCACGATAAGATCGCAGGCACAGTGGTTGTCACGAGCAAAAGCCTTAGAAGACAGGACCAAAAAACTACTTGA